Proteins encoded within one genomic window of Synechococcus sp. PCC 7335:
- a CDS encoding MFS transporter codes for MIGELFTKATQGRYKILHLTWFAFFLSFVVWFNFPPFATTIVQEFGLTPAQAGTIGLCNVALTVPARIIIGMLLDRFGPRVTYSCLLIYAAIPCLIFATATSFNQLVVGRLLMGIVGAGFVIGIRMTAEWFPPKEVGTAEGIYGGWGNFGSAFSAFTMVLFAMALSFLPGSFNFGEPQPFVVLGMRFSSEVLNWRAAIAGSGIVAALYGIFYYFNVTDTPPGKVYKRPKSARGMEVTTVRDFWFLMAMNIPLTAILMVLAWRLTKVNFLSIPAMYIVWLCLLGLYAFQAYNCWSVNKDLLAGRKRYPAEDRYRFKQVALLELTYIVNFGSELAVVSILPAFFEGTFGLDKATAGIIAASYAFMNLVSRPGGGIISDSVGSRKWTMTVLLAGMGVGYLIFSMVGSGWSLTLAVLLVMACSFFVQAAEGATFALVPLVKPRITGQIAGNVGAYGNVGAVAYLTTLLLLKEAFVPAGDQIDPALIAAGTARANAAFFQVLGVAGLVVAFLCAFFLDEPKNSFADAHEGEEETVVAPSSSMLS; via the coding sequence ATGATCGGAGAGTTGTTTACGAAAGCAACTCAGGGCAGGTACAAAATTCTTCACCTGACTTGGTTTGCTTTCTTTTTATCGTTTGTTGTTTGGTTTAATTTCCCGCCCTTCGCAACAACGATTGTTCAAGAGTTTGGCTTAACGCCAGCGCAAGCAGGCACCATTGGTTTGTGTAACGTCGCTTTAACAGTTCCGGCCCGAATCATAATCGGCATGCTGCTTGATAGGTTCGGTCCTCGTGTTACTTACAGTTGCTTACTGATCTACGCGGCAATTCCATGCTTAATTTTTGCAACAGCGACTAGTTTCAACCAGCTAGTGGTTGGTCGTTTGCTGATGGGGATTGTCGGTGCTGGATTTGTGATTGGTATTCGGATGACCGCAGAGTGGTTCCCACCCAAAGAAGTGGGTACGGCTGAGGGTATCTACGGCGGCTGGGGCAACTTTGGCTCTGCTTTCTCTGCCTTCACTATGGTACTTTTTGCCATGGCTTTGAGCTTTCTACCCGGTTCGTTTAACTTCGGTGAACCTCAGCCTTTTGTTGTGTTAGGTATGCGCTTTAGCAGCGAAGTGTTGAACTGGAGAGCTGCGATCGCTGGTTCTGGTATTGTCGCTGCCCTCTACGGTATCTTCTACTATTTCAACGTCACCGATACTCCCCCCGGCAAAGTCTACAAAAGACCTAAAAGTGCTCGTGGTATGGAAGTTACCACAGTACGCGACTTCTGGTTTTTGATGGCGATGAACATCCCTTTGACTGCCATTTTGATGGTATTGGCGTGGCGTTTGACAAAGGTTAACTTCTTGTCAATTCCAGCAATGTATATCGTCTGGCTTTGCCTGCTAGGTCTTTATGCTTTTCAGGCTTACAACTGCTGGAGCGTCAACAAAGATTTGCTAGCTGGCCGCAAACGCTACCCCGCCGAAGATAGATACCGCTTTAAGCAAGTTGCTCTACTAGAGCTAACCTACATCGTTAACTTTGGATCTGAGCTCGCAGTCGTCTCTATTCTGCCTGCCTTCTTTGAAGGGACCTTTGGCCTAGATAAGGCCACTGCAGGTATTATCGCCGCTAGCTACGCCTTCATGAATCTAGTATCACGTCCTGGCGGCGGCATTATCTCCGACTCTGTTGGTAGCCGCAAATGGACAATGACTGTTCTACTAGCAGGGATGGGGGTTGGCTACCTCATCTTTAGCATGGTGGGTAGTGGCTGGTCTTTGACACTTGCTGTCTTGCTGGTAATGGCTTGTTCTTTCTTCGTACAGGCCGCAGAAGGTGCTACCTTCGCACTAGTTCCGCTGGTCAAGCCTCGGATTACAGGTCAGATCGCTGGTAACGTCGGTGCCTACGGTAACGTCGGTGCAGTTGCTTACTTGACTACCTTGCTACTGCTTAAAGAGGCGTTTGTGCCTGCTGGCGATCAAATTGATCCTGCCCTCATAGCAGCGGGTACTGCAAGAGCTAATGCTGCCTTCTTCCAAGTGCTGGGCGTTGCTGGCTTAGTGGTTGCCTTCCTATGTGCTTTCTTCCTAGATGAGCCTAAGAATTCTTTTGCCGATGCTCACGAAGGCGAAGAAGAAACAGTGGTTGCACCTTCTTCCTCGATGCTTAGCTAA
- a CDS encoding Gfo/Idh/MocA family protein, which translates to MAMSSIKTASIGVAVVGTGFGQKVHIPGLQAHHRTEVVAVWNGDRTKAQQVADAHNIPFASSSLEEILEQESVQAVTLATPPFAHYDMAREILKAGKHLLLEKPITLSLTEAKQLHQLAVDHQVIAIPDFEFRFIPAWQHFANLLDQGIVGKKRLIKIDWIASSRASSKRAWNWYAQKALGGGALGSIGSHTFDYVNWLFGPASKLSATLSTSIPQRPDPQTGEMKPVDSDDVCVIALTLADGTLCQITLSAVSYAGRGHFVEVYGDKGTLVLGNPSQKDYVNGFKVFASELGAELKEIPEPEQLAFPKVYSDGRIAPFVRVVNHWVSCIEAGKVTAPAMPEGIYSQLLMDLTHRSNETGKQLNVPAV; encoded by the coding sequence ATGGCTATGTCAAGTATCAAGACAGCCAGTATTGGTGTAGCGGTAGTCGGCACAGGATTTGGACAAAAGGTGCATATTCCTGGTTTGCAGGCACATCACCGAACAGAGGTTGTGGCGGTCTGGAATGGCGATCGCACAAAGGCTCAACAGGTCGCTGATGCCCATAATATTCCTTTTGCTAGCAGTAGCTTAGAAGAGATTTTGGAGCAAGAAAGTGTCCAGGCTGTGACCCTAGCAACGCCGCCGTTTGCCCATTACGATATGGCAAGAGAGATCCTCAAGGCAGGCAAACACTTGCTATTGGAGAAGCCAATAACCTTAAGCTTGACCGAGGCAAAGCAGCTGCACCAGCTAGCTGTAGACCATCAAGTGATTGCGATTCCTGATTTTGAGTTTCGGTTCATTCCAGCGTGGCAGCACTTTGCGAATTTACTAGATCAAGGCATTGTTGGTAAAAAGCGGCTGATCAAAATTGACTGGATAGCGTCAAGCCGAGCTAGTTCAAAGCGGGCATGGAATTGGTACGCGCAAAAAGCGTTGGGCGGCGGCGCGCTGGGCTCAATTGGTTCACATACGTTTGACTATGTGAACTGGCTATTTGGCCCAGCTAGCAAACTGAGCGCTACGTTGAGCACGTCTATCCCACAGCGGCCAGATCCTCAAACGGGTGAGATGAAGCCAGTCGATTCTGATGATGTGTGTGTGATCGCGCTAACGCTGGCAGATGGAACACTTTGCCAAATCACCTTAAGTGCTGTGAGCTATGCTGGGCGTGGCCACTTCGTTGAAGTGTATGGCGATAAGGGTACTTTGGTACTGGGCAATCCTAGTCAAAAAGACTATGTCAATGGGTTCAAAGTATTTGCTAGTGAGCTAGGCGCAGAGCTAAAGGAGATACCAGAACCTGAACAACTTGCCTTTCCCAAGGTTTACTCAGATGGTCGGATTGCTCCGTTTGTCCGCGTTGTCAATCACTGGGTTAGTTGCATTGAAGCCGGTAAGGTGACAGCTCCAGCGATGCCAGAAGGGATCTATTCACAGCTATTAATGGATCTGACCCATCGTTCGAACGAGACAGGCAAACAGCTAAACGTGCCTGCTGTATAA
- a CDS encoding phosphate-starvation-inducible PsiE family protein, giving the protein MRNVERFEGWISKLLSIAMIMVIIVVVFDLFTYLFTSLGTEMLNPASRNPDTFFGRTLLDIFGLFLSVLIALEILENITAYLRKHVVQVELVIVTSLTAVARKIIILDLKEVSGVSLIGLAIAILSLSISYFIVKSIHADRSS; this is encoded by the coding sequence ATGCGAAACGTTGAGCGATTCGAGGGTTGGATTTCCAAGCTGCTCTCAATCGCCATGATCATGGTGATCATCGTGGTCGTCTTTGATCTATTCACATACTTGTTTACATCTCTTGGCACAGAGATGCTAAACCCCGCATCGCGTAATCCCGATACCTTTTTTGGCCGAACCCTGCTAGACATCTTTGGTCTGTTTCTTAGCGTTTTGATTGCGCTAGAAATCCTAGAGAATATTACGGCCTATCTGCGAAAACACGTCGTGCAAGTAGAGCTAGTCATTGTCACTTCTCTAACAGCAGTTGCTCGTAAGATTATCATCTTGGATCTAAAGGAAGTCTCTGGAGTGAGTTTGATTGGACTTGCGATCGCAATTCTGTCTCTTTCTATCAGCTATTTCATTGTCAAAAGCATCCACGCTGATAGATCGTCATGA
- a CDS encoding molybdopterin oxidoreductase family protein, whose protein sequence is MVSRFNNPPAEKSLSTKTLCPYCGVGCGLEVFPPARPGRKITRDSQGRPIWQAVGNKAHPSSKGQVCIKGASIGESIDRDRLKAPMMRDSLDQPLQPVSWDEAFNRITREIQQSIAQRGPNSICMYGSGQFQTEDYYTAQKLLKGCIGTNNFDANSRLCMSSAVAGYTQSFGSDGPPCCYDDLEATDCAFLIGTNTAECHPIVFNRLKKHHKKNKAVKLIVVDPRRTETAKDADLHLAIKPGSDIALLNGIAYLLIRSNQHDPVFIDYCTDGFTEYAQVVSHYPPERVAELCGITVDEVELVAKLWGESNNVLSLWSMGVNQSTEGTAKVRTIINLHLMTGNIGRAGAGPFSLTGQPNAMGGREAGGLAHILPGYRSVKNAAHRRTLEKAWQLPEGSISPEPGMAAWDMILGLEREEVGILWIAATNPAVSMPDIKRTQAALLKSPFTVCQDAYYPTETAAFAHMVLPAAQWGEADGVMTNSERVVTFCPAFRDPVGQAKADWEIFAEVGRRLGFAQQFNFVDAAAVYDEFVSLTSDQLCDMSGLSHERLAASGPIQWPAPISETDETAADKFDKRLYTDFRFLTENSRAKFAAFHAKGLAEPPDDQFPMVLTTGRLLGHWHTQTRTGRIEKITTKHPRPVLEINPKDAQRLQVQSGDWVEVRSRRSFAKLPVLVTQSIRRGTVFMPMHWGFLWAKDAEVNALTHPAACPISLQPELKACAVQLVPIAAPAEQAPPETAMQLLEMVQPSQAAKKQAISVGL, encoded by the coding sequence ATGGTGTCCCGGTTTAATAATCCACCCGCTGAAAAGTCCTTATCTACAAAGACACTTTGCCCATATTGCGGTGTTGGTTGCGGACTAGAGGTGTTTCCGCCAGCGCGGCCTGGCCGTAAAATTACGCGCGATAGTCAGGGACGGCCGATCTGGCAGGCAGTAGGGAACAAGGCCCATCCTTCTAGTAAGGGACAAGTCTGTATCAAGGGTGCTTCAATTGGTGAGTCAATTGATCGGGATCGGCTGAAGGCACCAATGATGAGAGATTCGCTCGACCAGCCGCTTCAACCAGTCAGTTGGGACGAGGCATTTAATCGCATTACCCGTGAAATTCAACAATCAATTGCTCAACGCGGTCCTAATTCCATCTGTATGTATGGCTCTGGGCAGTTTCAGACAGAAGACTATTACACAGCCCAAAAGCTACTGAAAGGGTGCATTGGCACTAACAATTTTGACGCTAACTCACGTCTGTGTATGTCTTCAGCGGTGGCTGGCTACACGCAAAGCTTTGGCTCAGATGGTCCGCCCTGTTGCTATGACGATCTAGAAGCAACAGATTGCGCGTTTCTGATTGGAACGAATACCGCCGAGTGCCATCCGATTGTCTTCAATCGGTTAAAAAAGCACCACAAAAAGAATAAAGCAGTCAAGCTAATCGTGGTGGACCCCCGCCGCACCGAGACAGCCAAAGATGCAGATCTCCATCTCGCTATTAAACCAGGGTCTGATATTGCGCTGCTAAACGGTATTGCCTATTTGTTGATTCGTTCAAATCAGCATGACCCTGTTTTTATTGACTATTGCACAGATGGCTTCACCGAGTACGCTCAGGTAGTCTCTCATTATCCGCCCGAACGTGTAGCCGAACTTTGCGGCATTACCGTCGATGAAGTTGAGCTAGTGGCCAAACTGTGGGGAGAGTCGAACAATGTACTCTCTTTATGGTCGATGGGCGTTAATCAATCGACTGAGGGCACTGCTAAAGTGCGTACCATCATCAATTTGCATTTGATGACAGGCAACATTGGCCGAGCAGGCGCGGGTCCGTTTTCTTTGACAGGTCAGCCCAATGCAATGGGTGGACGAGAAGCCGGAGGACTAGCGCATATTTTGCCAGGCTACCGATCGGTAAAGAACGCTGCCCATCGCCGTACGCTGGAAAAAGCTTGGCAGCTGCCAGAAGGTAGTATATCTCCTGAACCTGGGATGGCGGCTTGGGATATGATATTGGGCCTAGAGCGTGAAGAAGTTGGCATATTGTGGATTGCTGCGACAAACCCGGCAGTCAGTATGCCCGATATCAAACGGACGCAGGCGGCTCTATTGAAGTCACCATTTACTGTTTGTCAAGATGCTTACTACCCAACAGAAACAGCTGCTTTTGCCCACATGGTGTTGCCAGCGGCGCAGTGGGGAGAAGCGGATGGGGTGATGACCAATTCTGAACGGGTGGTGACCTTTTGCCCAGCGTTTCGCGATCCGGTGGGTCAAGCAAAGGCGGACTGGGAGATTTTTGCTGAAGTAGGGCGTCGGCTCGGGTTTGCCCAGCAGTTTAATTTTGTCGATGCGGCGGCGGTCTATGATGAGTTTGTCTCGCTAACATCAGATCAGCTATGTGATATGAGCGGGCTTAGCCACGAACGCTTAGCGGCCTCTGGACCGATTCAATGGCCAGCGCCCATTAGCGAAACCGATGAAACCGCAGCCGATAAGTTTGATAAGCGACTGTATACAGACTTCCGCTTTTTGACAGAAAATAGCCGAGCGAAGTTTGCCGCTTTCCATGCAAAAGGCCTAGCAGAGCCCCCGGATGATCAGTTTCCCATGGTACTGACGACAGGTCGGTTGCTAGGCCATTGGCATACACAGACGCGGACGGGCAGAATTGAGAAGATTACGACTAAACATCCGCGTCCGGTACTAGAGATCAATCCTAAAGACGCACAGCGATTACAGGTGCAATCGGGGGATTGGGTTGAGGTGCGATCGCGTCGTAGCTTTGCCAAACTACCCGTCCTTGTCACTCAAAGCATTCGCCGAGGCACTGTATTTATGCCCATGCACTGGGGTTTTCTTTGGGCTAAAGACGCCGAAGTCAATGCGCTTACCCATCCTGCTGCTTGTCCGATCTCGCTTCAGCCTGAACTCAAAGCCTGCGCCGTTCAGCTCGTGCCAATAGCTGCCCCAGCAGAGCAAGCCCCACCCGAAACAGCTATGCAACTACTAGAGATGGTGCAGCCCTCTCAGGCAGCCAAGAAACAAGCTATCAGCGTTGGCCTGTAG
- a CDS encoding ferredoxin--nitrite reductase yields MVTSPSVLKSKREEEKKNKFEKYKAEKDGLAVKDELDKFAEMGWEAIDKTDLTGRLKWLGVFYREVTPGKFMLRMRMPHGILSSHKMRLLAEIVERYGDDGCADITTRQNLQLRGVRLEDIPDIFRRFEQAGLTSIQSGMDNVRNITGSPVAGIAANELVDTQGLVIKVQDMITNNSEGNYDFTNLPRKFNIAIEGSREDSIHSEINDIAFIPAFKDGDESSELGFNVLVGGFFSARRCESAIALDAWVPVDDTVVEICRAILTVFRDKGSRGNRQQTRLMWLIEEMGLDAFRAAVEEEMGTTLLPAAPEDAITEEGKSDHLGVHPQKQPGLNYVGLHVPVGHIFADDMFELARLAEVYGNGEIRLTVEQNAIIPNIPDSRLEAFLQEAPVKKFSIDPMPLSRALVSCTGSRFCNFAIVETKQRAQALTEKLDSLLTVDQPVRMHWTGCPNSCGQPQVADIGFLGTKARKDGKSVEAVDIYMGGKVGKHAQLGERVMKAVPCEDLEAVLSDLLKEKFGAAAK; encoded by the coding sequence ATGGTTACATCACCAAGCGTTTTAAAATCGAAAAGAGAAGAAGAGAAAAAGAATAAGTTTGAAAAGTATAAGGCCGAAAAAGATGGTCTAGCCGTCAAGGATGAGCTAGATAAGTTCGCTGAGATGGGTTGGGAAGCAATCGATAAAACCGACTTAACTGGCAGACTAAAGTGGCTAGGCGTTTTCTATCGTGAGGTTACTCCCGGTAAGTTTATGCTGAGAATGCGGATGCCTCATGGCATTCTTTCTAGCCACAAAATGCGCTTGCTAGCTGAGATTGTCGAGCGCTACGGCGATGATGGCTGCGCTGACATTACCACCCGCCAAAACCTACAGCTACGCGGTGTTCGCCTAGAAGATATTCCAGATATCTTTAGGCGCTTCGAGCAAGCGGGTTTAACTTCAATACAGTCGGGCATGGACAATGTTCGCAATATCACTGGCTCGCCAGTTGCAGGTATTGCTGCTAACGAACTGGTTGACACCCAGGGATTAGTGATCAAAGTACAAGATATGATCACTAATAACAGTGAAGGAAACTATGATTTCACCAATCTGCCTCGTAAGTTCAATATCGCTATCGAAGGCAGTCGTGAAGACTCTATCCACTCCGAGATCAACGATATTGCTTTTATCCCAGCCTTCAAAGATGGTGATGAAAGCAGTGAACTAGGGTTCAACGTTTTAGTTGGCGGATTCTTCTCCGCGCGCCGTTGTGAATCGGCTATTGCGCTCGACGCCTGGGTGCCGGTTGATGATACGGTGGTTGAAATTTGCCGCGCTATTCTAACGGTGTTTAGAGATAAAGGCTCTCGCGGCAACCGTCAGCAGACTAGGTTAATGTGGCTAATCGAAGAGATGGGCCTAGACGCTTTTCGCGCTGCTGTGGAAGAAGAAATGGGAACAACGCTCCTACCTGCGGCGCCTGAAGATGCCATTACTGAAGAAGGCAAAAGCGATCATCTAGGCGTACACCCTCAAAAGCAACCAGGCTTGAACTACGTTGGATTGCATGTGCCAGTGGGCCACATTTTTGCTGATGACATGTTTGAACTAGCCCGTCTAGCTGAAGTCTATGGCAATGGAGAGATTCGTCTAACCGTCGAGCAAAACGCCATCATTCCAAATATTCCTGATTCGCGTCTAGAAGCATTTTTGCAGGAAGCGCCTGTCAAGAAGTTTTCAATCGATCCTATGCCGCTTTCTAGGGCTTTAGTTTCCTGTACTGGCTCGCGATTTTGTAACTTTGCCATCGTCGAAACTAAGCAGCGGGCACAGGCCTTGACTGAGAAGCTAGATTCGCTGCTAACGGTAGACCAGCCAGTGCGTATGCACTGGACCGGCTGTCCAAATTCTTGCGGACAGCCCCAAGTTGCTGATATCGGCTTCTTGGGAACCAAAGCTCGAAAAGATGGCAAATCTGTAGAAGCTGTAGATATCTACATGGGCGGTAAGGTTGGTAAACACGCTCAGCTGGGCGAGCGGGTAATGAAAGCAGTTCCTTGCGAGGATTTGGAGGCGGTGCTCAGCGATCTACTAAAAGAGAAGTTTGGCGCTGCTGCCAAATAG